Proteins from one Magnetospirillum sp. 15-1 genomic window:
- a CDS encoding heavy metal sensor histidine kinase codes for MVLPPAFRSIAGRLTILFIFTSVTTLLAKAVFTYLTLAPVLSAQEEQYVTATAELLALKVEMAAHRGEAPNLGSLLPADATGFIRVLDGGGAVLAELPGMGSELPVLDIRPGERPAQVRGVSGRQYWAASRITTGNGETPLTVQVASEAAEFRLLAPTGGRLWLASVVALILSGVAGYHIVRHGIRPLQNLAETVKAIGGATLGRRIAADGLPQELRPLGGSFNAMLDRLQLSFDRVAQVTDDIAHELRTPLGVMTGQIDVALTAHRPAEEYREVLESVREELSTLSDMVHRLLFLSRVENQSVPLNRDPLDIVAELEAVREFYEPLAAEAGITLAVTAAQPRLEALGDRVLLRRAVVNLVANAVRYTPSGGRIVMAAERDGEVVRISVSDSGRGIPAEHIPRLFDRFFRLDRARETGGGHIGLGLAIVKAITDLHGGSVSVESEVGRGTRVVLALRMPSGVATP; via the coding sequence ATGGTGTTGCCCCCGGCTTTCCGCTCCATCGCCGGGCGGCTGACCATCTTGTTCATCTTCACCTCGGTGACGACCCTGCTGGCCAAGGCGGTGTTCACCTACCTGACCTTGGCGCCGGTGCTGTCCGCCCAGGAGGAGCAATACGTCACCGCCACGGCGGAGTTGCTGGCACTGAAGGTGGAGATGGCGGCCCACCGGGGCGAGGCGCCCAATCTGGGCTCGCTGTTGCCGGCCGATGCAACCGGCTTTATCCGTGTCCTCGATGGCGGCGGTGCCGTGCTGGCCGAACTGCCCGGCATGGGGAGCGAACTGCCCGTCCTGGACATCCGACCCGGTGAGCGGCCCGCCCAGGTCCGTGGCGTTTCCGGGCGGCAGTATTGGGCCGCCAGCCGGATTACAACGGGGAACGGAGAGACACCCCTGACCGTTCAGGTGGCCTCGGAGGCCGCCGAGTTCCGGCTGCTGGCGCCCACCGGAGGGCGGCTGTGGCTGGCTTCCGTCGTCGCGCTGATTCTCAGCGGTGTCGCCGGTTACCATATCGTACGGCACGGCATTCGGCCCCTGCAGAACCTGGCCGAGACGGTAAAGGCCATCGGCGGCGCCACCTTGGGCCGCCGCATCGCGGCCGACGGCCTGCCGCAGGAACTGCGGCCCCTGGGCGGCAGCTTCAACGCCATGCTCGACCGTCTGCAACTGTCCTTCGACCGGGTGGCGCAGGTCACCGACGACATCGCCCACGAGCTGCGGACGCCGCTGGGCGTCATGACCGGCCAGATCGACGTGGCGCTCACCGCCCACCGCCCGGCCGAAGAGTACCGCGAGGTGCTGGAATCGGTGCGCGAGGAATTGTCCACCCTGTCGGACATGGTCCACCGCCTGCTGTTCCTGTCGCGCGTCGAGAATCAGTCGGTGCCCCTCAACCGCGATCCCCTGGACATCGTCGCCGAGCTGGAGGCGGTGCGGGAGTTCTACGAACCCCTGGCCGCCGAGGCCGGCATAACCCTGGCGGTAACGGCGGCCCAGCCCCGGCTGGAGGCCCTGGGCGACCGGGTGCTGCTGCGCCGCGCCGTGGTCAATCTGGTCGCCAACGCGGTTCGCTACACTCCTTCCGGCGGGCGGATCGTCATGGCGGCCGAACGGGACGGCGAGGTGGTGCGGATTTCGGTGAGCGATTCCGGGCGCGGCATTCCCGCCGAGCACATTCCCCGGCTGTTCGACCGCTTCTTCCGCCTGGACCGCGCGCGGGAGACCGGCGGCGGCCATATCGGCCTGGGGCTGGCCATCGTCAAGGCCATCACCGACCTGCACGGCGGCTCGGTATCGGTGGAAAGCGAGGTCGGCCGGGGTACCCGGGTGGTCCTGGCACTCAGGATGCCATCCGGTGTCGCGACGCCATAA
- a CDS encoding 3-hydroxyacyl-CoA dehydrogenase NAD-binding domain-containing protein, which produces MSDVVTLSVTDRIATVTIDSPPVNAADYPVRAGLQKIFTDLASRSDFDAVVVTCAGRTFMAGADIGEFDTGIKAPHHQDLFNLVENCPKPVVAALHGTALGAGTELAIACHYRIADKGARIGLPELSLGIIPGAGGTQRMPRLIGLEAAIDLVLSGKPLPAPKAAELGLVDEIASGDLNAAAQAFAKKLVAEGAKPRRTSQQGIKDADKAGELIAAKRAQVGKTMRNRTSPLKLLEAMAAAATLPFDQGLKVETDISKQLEHAVEARALRHLFFADREVRKIPGITKDIKARPIRKVGIIGAGTMGGGIAMCFANIGVPVTIIDVSDENLQRGLGVIRKNYERSVSRGSLTQEQLESRMGLLSASTDYASLKDADLAIEAVFEKMELKKDIFTKLDAVLPAGAILGTNTSTLDIDEIAAITKRPADVIGLHFFSPANVMPLLEIVQGAKTAMDVLLTALDMAKLIKKTGVVSKVCYGFIGNRMMDPYGREAERMVLEGATPAEIDGALEEWGMAMGILAVYDMAGVEVGDNTRIANPHMVPADPSFYRCSSLLVANKWLGQKVGRGYYRYDSPDRKRASCPEVIEMMHAEGKRLNVPQRKPGKDEILERCLYSMINEGAKLLEEGIALRASDIDVVYTAGYGFPRYRGGPMFYADTVGLKKIYDKIVEFQKTLDPQYWTPAPLLEKLAKAGSTFAAWDASNRT; this is translated from the coding sequence ATGAGCGACGTCGTCACTCTTTCCGTCACCGATCGCATCGCCACCGTCACCATCGATTCGCCTCCCGTGAACGCCGCCGATTACCCGGTCCGCGCCGGCCTGCAGAAGATCTTCACCGATCTGGCCAGCCGCTCCGACTTCGATGCGGTGGTCGTGACCTGCGCCGGTCGTACCTTCATGGCTGGCGCCGACATCGGCGAATTCGATACCGGCATCAAGGCCCCCCACCACCAGGACCTGTTCAATCTGGTGGAAAACTGCCCCAAGCCGGTGGTCGCCGCCCTGCACGGCACCGCGCTGGGCGCCGGCACCGAGCTGGCCATCGCCTGCCATTACCGTATCGCCGACAAGGGCGCCCGCATCGGCCTGCCCGAGCTGTCGCTGGGCATCATTCCCGGTGCCGGCGGCACCCAGCGCATGCCGCGCCTGATCGGCCTGGAAGCCGCCATCGACCTGGTGCTGTCGGGCAAGCCGCTGCCGGCCCCCAAGGCCGCCGAGCTGGGTCTGGTGGACGAGATCGCCTCGGGCGACCTTAACGCCGCCGCGCAGGCGTTCGCCAAGAAGCTGGTGGCCGAGGGCGCCAAGCCCCGCCGCACCAGCCAGCAGGGGATCAAGGATGCCGACAAGGCCGGTGAACTGATCGCCGCCAAGCGCGCCCAGGTGGGCAAGACCATGCGCAACCGCACCTCGCCCCTGAAGCTGCTGGAAGCCATGGCCGCCGCCGCCACCCTGCCCTTCGACCAGGGCCTGAAGGTGGAGACGGACATCTCCAAGCAGCTGGAGCACGCCGTCGAGGCCCGCGCGCTGCGTCACCTGTTCTTCGCCGACCGCGAGGTGCGCAAGATTCCCGGCATCACCAAGGACATCAAGGCGCGCCCCATCCGCAAGGTGGGCATCATCGGCGCCGGCACCATGGGCGGCGGCATCGCCATGTGCTTCGCCAATATCGGCGTGCCGGTGACCATCATCGACGTTTCGGACGAGAACCTGCAGCGTGGCCTGGGCGTCATCCGCAAGAACTACGAGCGTTCGGTGTCGCGCGGCTCGCTGACCCAGGAGCAGCTCGAGAGCCGCATGGGCCTGCTCTCGGCCAGCACCGACTACGCCTCGCTGAAGGACGCCGATCTCGCCATCGAGGCGGTGTTCGAGAAGATGGAACTGAAGAAGGACATCTTCACCAAGCTGGACGCCGTGCTGCCGGCCGGCGCCATCCTGGGCACCAACACCTCGACGCTCGACATCGACGAGATCGCGGCCATCACCAAGCGCCCGGCCGACGTCATCGGCCTGCACTTCTTCAGCCCGGCCAACGTCATGCCGCTGCTGGAGATCGTCCAGGGCGCCAAGACCGCCATGGACGTGCTGCTGACCGCGTTGGACATGGCCAAGCTGATCAAGAAGACCGGCGTGGTCTCCAAGGTCTGCTACGGCTTCATCGGCAACCGCATGATGGACCCCTACGGCCGCGAGGCCGAGCGCATGGTGCTGGAAGGCGCCACGCCGGCCGAGATCGACGGCGCGCTGGAGGAATGGGGCATGGCCATGGGCATCCTGGCCGTCTACGACATGGCCGGCGTCGAGGTGGGCGACAACACCCGCATCGCCAACCCGCACATGGTCCCCGCGGACCCCAGCTTCTACCGCTGCTCCAGCTTGCTGGTGGCCAACAAGTGGCTGGGCCAGAAGGTCGGTCGCGGCTATTACCGCTATGACAGCCCCGACCGCAAGCGCGCCTCCTGCCCCGAGGTCATCGAGATGATGCACGCCGAGGGCAAGCGCCTGAACGTGCCCCAGCGCAAGCCGGGCAAGGACGAAATCCTCGAGCGCTGCCTCTATTCCATGATCAACGAGGGCGCCAAGCTGCTGGAGGAGGGCATCGCCTTGCGCGCCTCCGACATCGACGTGGTCTACACCGCCGGCTACGGCTTCCCGCGTTATCGCGGCGGCCCGATGTTCTATGCCGACACCGTCGGCCTGAAGAAGATCTACGACAAGATCGTGGAATTCCAAAAGACCCTGGACCCGCAGTACTGGACCCCCGCCCCGCTGCTGGAAAAGCTGGCCAAGGCCGGCTCGACCTTCGCGGCATGGGACGCGTCCAACCGCACGTAA
- a CDS encoding thiolase family protein gives MSYNVEIPYGCYWSTPFARWQGAYANLHSMEFAAHVAKAELAKRQIPASVFDAAVMGISVPQKHSFFGTPWLTAMLGAGHVGGPTLSQACATGVRCLQAATQEVNDGIAGVSLVMTCDRTSNGPHVFYPKPAAPGGTGDAENWVMDNFGYDPVTTKSMLVTAENTAKEYGLNTAEQHDLVLYRQEQYAAATANDSAFLKRFMTLPFDVPTPNFKKVATTLAGDEGVTISTAEGLAKLKPVMPDGTITFGCQTHPADGNAAIIVANPDKARELSKNKAIRVRVMGFGQKRVEPAYMPKAPAPAAQMALAQAGISLSQVSVIKLHNPFTANDFAFARALEIDVKSFNNFGSSLLWGHPQSPMGTRGIIEVIEELALKGGGYGLFSGCAAGDSAMAVVLQVTDA, from the coding sequence ATGTCCTATAATGTCGAGATCCCCTACGGCTGCTACTGGTCCACGCCGTTCGCACGCTGGCAGGGCGCTTACGCCAACCTGCATTCCATGGAATTCGCCGCCCACGTGGCCAAGGCCGAACTGGCCAAGCGCCAGATTCCCGCCTCGGTGTTCGATGCGGCGGTGATGGGCATTTCGGTGCCGCAGAAGCACTCGTTCTTCGGCACGCCGTGGCTGACCGCCATGCTGGGCGCCGGCCATGTGGGCGGCCCGACCCTTTCCCAGGCCTGCGCCACCGGCGTGCGCTGCCTGCAGGCCGCCACCCAGGAAGTGAACGATGGCATCGCCGGCGTATCGCTGGTGATGACCTGCGACCGCACCTCCAACGGCCCGCACGTGTTCTATCCCAAGCCCGCCGCCCCCGGCGGCACCGGCGATGCCGAGAACTGGGTGATGGACAATTTCGGCTACGACCCGGTGACCACCAAATCCATGCTGGTCACCGCCGAGAACACCGCCAAGGAATACGGCCTGAACACCGCCGAGCAGCACGATCTGGTACTGTACCGCCAGGAGCAGTACGCCGCCGCCACCGCCAATGACAGCGCCTTCCTGAAGCGCTTCATGACCCTGCCCTTCGACGTGCCGACCCCCAACTTCAAGAAGGTCGCCACCACGCTCGCCGGTGACGAGGGCGTCACCATCTCGACGGCCGAGGGCCTTGCCAAGCTGAAGCCGGTGATGCCCGACGGCACCATCACCTTCGGCTGCCAGACCCACCCGGCCGACGGCAACGCCGCCATCATCGTCGCCAATCCCGACAAGGCGCGCGAGCTGTCGAAGAACAAGGCCATCCGCGTCCGCGTCATGGGCTTCGGCCAGAAGCGGGTCGAGCCCGCCTACATGCCCAAGGCCCCGGCGCCCGCCGCCCAAATGGCCCTGGCCCAGGCCGGCATCAGCCTGTCGCAGGTCAGCGTCATCAAGCTGCACAACCCCTTCACCGCCAACGATTTCGCCTTCGCCCGCGCGCTGGAGATCGACGTGAAGAGCTTCAACAATTTCGGTTCGTCCCTGCTGTGGGGTCACCCGCAATCGCCCATGGGCACCCGCGGCATCATCGAGGTGATCGAGGAGCTGGCCCTGAAGGGCGGCGGCTACGGCCTGTTCAGCGGCTGCGCCGCCGGCGACAGCGCCATGGCCGTAGTGCTTCAGGTCACCGACGCCTGA
- a CDS encoding MarR family transcriptional regulator → MATTRTRKTTPGKASAKNLPSPPNALSGMELDILDDIVGYRLRRAQVVVYQDYVRTVGSLDIRPSQFAALTIIGANPGLSQTTLAATMGIDRSGAVILIDALEGKGLASRVPSPVDRRTYAIMLTENGQKTLAELKRLVAEHDLRITSKLSDAERTVLRDLLHRLYTPAS, encoded by the coding sequence TTGGCGACCACGCGAACCAGAAAGACCACCCCCGGCAAGGCGTCGGCCAAGAACCTGCCGTCGCCTCCCAATGCCTTGTCGGGCATGGAACTGGACATTCTGGACGACATCGTCGGCTATCGCCTGCGCCGCGCCCAGGTGGTGGTCTATCAGGATTACGTCCGTACCGTCGGCTCGCTGGACATCCGGCCGTCGCAATTCGCCGCCTTGACCATCATCGGCGCCAATCCCGGCCTGTCCCAGACCACCCTGGCCGCCACCATGGGCATCGACCGCTCCGGGGCGGTGATCCTGATCGACGCGCTGGAGGGCAAGGGGCTGGCCAGCCGCGTCCCCTCGCCCGTCGACCGCCGCACCTACGCCATCATGCTCACCGAGAACGGCCAGAAGACCCTGGCCGAGCTGAAGCGGCTGGTGGCCGAGCACGACCTGCGCATCACCTCCAAGCTCTCGGACGCCGAGCGGACCGTGCTGCGCGACCTGCTGCACCGTCTCTACACCCCCGCCTCGTAG
- a CDS encoding DUF2189 domain-containing protein, protein MISMAIHSHHPDVRLVTPAQASEWLNAGWRDVWRNPALSLGFGAVYAGIGMALFVVLNILDMGSLLFPLAAGFMLVGPLAAVFLYEISRRHEANEAVGLGQVIGGVTSRLDQVGNMGLVLSILLMAWLLAGLVVFALFYPPGMPLPLDNFIADVVLRPESFRFLAVGAVVGGVLAVIAFSISVFAMPMLLDRDVGVIEAMEFSVHAVRVNWRTMIGWAATIAVVTFFGMATAFVGMIVALPVIGHASWHAYRDVMGRH, encoded by the coding sequence ATGATTTCCATGGCCATCCACTCCCATCACCCCGATGTCCGGCTGGTAACTCCGGCCCAGGCTTCCGAATGGCTCAATGCCGGATGGCGCGACGTCTGGCGCAATCCCGCTCTCAGCCTGGGATTCGGTGCCGTGTACGCCGGGATCGGCATGGCGCTGTTCGTGGTGCTCAACATCCTGGATATGGGCTCGTTGCTGTTCCCCCTGGCCGCCGGCTTCATGCTGGTGGGGCCGCTGGCGGCGGTGTTCCTCTACGAGATCAGCCGCCGTCACGAAGCCAATGAGGCTGTCGGCCTCGGCCAGGTAATCGGCGGCGTCACCTCCCGTCTGGATCAGGTCGGCAATATGGGGCTGGTGCTGTCCATCCTGCTGATGGCCTGGCTGTTGGCCGGTCTGGTGGTCTTCGCCCTGTTCTATCCGCCGGGCATGCCGCTGCCGCTGGACAATTTCATCGCGGACGTGGTGTTGCGCCCCGAATCCTTCCGCTTCCTGGCGGTGGGAGCCGTGGTCGGGGGAGTACTGGCGGTGATCGCCTTCTCCATCAGTGTTTTCGCCATGCCCATGCTGCTCGACCGCGACGTGGGCGTCATCGAGGCCATGGAATTCAGCGTGCACGCCGTGCGGGTCAACTGGCGCACCATGATCGGCTGGGCCGCCACCATCGCGGTGGTGACCTTCTTCGGCATGGCCACCGCCTTCGTCGGCATGATCGTGGCGTTGCCGGTGATCGGTCACGCCAGTTGGCACGCCTATCGCGATGTGATGGGAAGGCATTGA